DNA sequence from the Gammaproteobacteria bacterium genome:
GCCCTGGAAGCGCGCCAGCGGACGCTGATGCGGGCGGCGGGCGATGAATCCATCGAGTGATTGCCATCGATGCCGCGGCTGCCCGGGATCCCGACTGGTCGCGCGCCTAGTGAAATGAATTCCGGCGCCGGCAAGAGCGTACGGTTTGTCGTGAGCGGCACAGTGCAGGGCGTGTTCTTCCGCGCCGCCACGCAGGAGCAGGCCCGTAGGCTGGGACTCGCTGGTTATGTCAAAAACCTGCATGACGGCCGGGTCGAAGTGCATGCGCGCGGCGCGAGCGGTGCCGTGGAGGCGCTGGAGCGCTGGCTGTGGCAGGGCCCGCCTAACGCAGAAGTAACCGCGGTGGAGGTCGCGCACGCAGCCCCCGCGTCGGCAGGGCAGCCGGCGCAGGGAAGCTTCGACGTCCGCTAGCCGCGGGGGTTGCTGAGCAATATTTTCAAGCTTTTTGTAAAAGTTACCGGTATGACGTTTGACTCACCATCGGGTTGCCCGTGGTTCGCCGTATTTTTAACTGATTTATTGCGTCAAGCGATGTGGAACGGATATTGCTGCCAACAGAGTTACAAGTTGAACCAGGATTTCTGTCCGGCCACTGAAGCGATGTACATGCGAAACATGATACTACCTGCCGCGTTGGCCATGTTGATTACGCTAGTAATCGCCGGTTGCGCGCAGGACATGGAAGACGCGGGTGAAGAGATCGACGAGGCCGCCGAAGAGGCCGGCGACCGCGCGGAGGATGCGACCGACTAGCCATCCTCACCATCACAATGTGCATTGCGGAGATCTATACGCCTCCGATGACGGTCGTCCCCTCCCCCCTTGGACCGTCATGTTGGGCCGGTTGCCAAAACAACCGGCTCATTTTTTTGAGTGCATAAAAATTTCCTGGATAGACACCCTGCGGAGCATAATAATCCCGCCGTGTGCGCGTATTCTCTGTAGATCGACCGCTAGAGATCGAAAAACACGCCCAGGCCCCAGAAGCTCAATGGCGTATCGAAAAACTGGCCGTTCGGTGAGAAGCCGTTGAAGCGTTCCAGCATCAGCCGCAACTCGCGCCCGCCGTTCCGCCGCCATGCCAATCCCAGCAGATAGGACTGATTGACTTCCCAGTCCTGCTGCTCGAAGCCCTGAAAGTCGGCGGCGCCGACCAAATCGAGTTCGCCGAGCGCACCTGGCCAGCGGGTTTCCAGTCCAGCGTGCCAGTGCGCGGGGTCGAGGCCCGGGTTGGCCGAAAAAATATAGCCCCCGCCGCCATATATGCGTATGCCGCGCAGCTCGTAGGCGAGCAGCAGCTCCGCATCCTCGTAGCTCAAATTGATGCGCTCGACCCCCGGATTGCCGAGCAGGAATTCGTGGCCCAGATGCGAGCTCTGGTGATAGACCCGGCCGCGCGCGGAGAGCGCGCCGCGTCTGTAGCTCGCCGGAAAGCCGATTACGAAGGCGGTGTTGATCAGGTTCAGAGATGCGGTGTCCAGGTTGAACAGCGAGAAAATGCCGGCCTGTATGCCGATCTCGAAACGGCCCGCGCGCGTAGCCGTTCTCGCCAGCGCGAAAGAGTCCCCGATTGAGGCCAGGCCCGCATTGAAATTCCCGCCGGGGATGTAATGCGCCTGATAGTGGGCGGCGAAACGCGGCTGGCGCGAATCGGCCATCAACGCCGGGAACAGTTCACCCGCCGGCAGCGCGACCTCGTCACTGACGATCGGTGCGGGTGTTTCACTTCTTTTAGACGCCTGCACGGCAGTGCAGGGCGGCCCGCGCCACTTTACTCGCGCGATGTTCGCCAAGCCGGTCAGCGCTTGTTCAAGCGCCTGGCGCTGTCTTGGTTGTACGCACTCCTGGGCGCGCAGTATCGCGTTGCCGCCCATGACGGTCAGCACCTTTACGGGAGTACTTTTGAAGCGTGCGTCGAGCAGGCCCTGTGCGTAGCCTCGCCCATAATCATCACCAGGATCGTCCGCGCTTGCGCCGGCCGCGAACAACAACGTGGCTGAGAGCGCAATAGATCTGAGCATGAGGCAAGGCGCCGGAGAACGTAATCCGAGAACGGCTCAGTTGTACAAAACAACGGGATGCACTAACCGACAACGGCTGCATCTATAGGCAACAGGCTCGATGAGTGAAGCAGCCTCCTTGGCGTTACGAACCCGAAACCCAGTGCGGCGAATGGCGGATATCGTTGCCCCGCGGCCCGCCCATCATCCGGACTCTATACAATACCCGCGAAAGCCAGCACCGCGATTACGACCACAAAATGACACCGATTATGTAGAAAACGTTATATCCCATGCCTGTTCTCCGGTTTTTTCTGGTACGCACGCCGCGGCAACTAATGTGCCGCGGGTTTTGGTCCTGCCACCCTGAGTATAGGCTATTCCGGTGTTAGACTTTAAGCTCGTGAATTTATGTGAAAGGCGCTGCGTAGTCCCAGCGCGAAGTCGCGCTGGCGCAATAACCAAGAGGGGCCCCTCACCGGGAGAACAACTTGCCTGACCCCGAACACGCCGAATCCCGCCACAGCCCGGTAACTCGCGATAAGTCCGAAACCCACGATGACAAAGGGCAGCCGGAAGCGAACGACGTAACACCCGCTGGCACGGGTTTCCCTATCGTGGGTCTGGGCGCCTCGGCAGGCGGGCTCGAAGCCTTTAGCAGTTTTTTCGACAACATGCCGCCGGATAGCGGAATGGCTTTCGTGCTGGTGATGCATCTCGCGCCGGACCGCGAAAGCCGTGTGGCGGAACTGCTCGCGGGGCACACGGAAATGGCCATACATCCGGCGCGCGATGGCATGCGGGTCGAGCCGAACACTGTTTACGTCATCCAGCCGGATAACGTCCTCACCATCCGCGAGGGCGTGTTGCATGTCACCGCACCCGCCCCCCCGCGCGAGCATCGCCACCTCATCGACGAGTTTTTCTCCTCGCTGGCCGCGGCGCAGGGTCGCAATGCGATCTGCATCGTGCTGTCCGGCACCGGCACGGACGGCACGCGGGGGCTGTGCGCGATCAAGGAACTGGGCGGCATCACCATGACCCAGACCGAGGCTCGCTATGGGGACATGCCGCACAGCGCCCACGCCACCGGACTCGGCGACTACCACCTGCCGGTGGAGGAGATGCCGGCTTCCCTGCGCGAATACGCGGCGCACATCGGCCGGGTCGATAACGAGAGGGTGATCGAGCGGCTGCGCGGC
Encoded proteins:
- a CDS encoding DUF1207 domain-containing protein, translating into MLRSIALSATLLFAAGASADDPGDDYGRGYAQGLLDARFKSTPVKVLTVMGGNAILRAQECVQPRQRQALEQALTGLANIARVKWRGPPCTAVQASKRSETPAPIVSDEVALPAGELFPALMADSRQPRFAAHYQAHYIPGGNFNAGLASIGDSFALARTATRAGRFEIGIQAGIFSLFNLDTASLNLINTAFVIGFPASYRRGALSARGRVYHQSSHLGHEFLLGNPGVERINLSYEDAELLLAYELRGIRIYGGGGYIFSANPGLDPAHWHAGLETRWPGALGELDLVGAADFQGFEQQDWEVNQSYLLGLAWRRNGGRELRLMLERFNGFSPNGQFFDTPLSFWGLGVFFDL
- a CDS encoding acylphosphatase, giving the protein MNSGAGKSVRFVVSGTVQGVFFRAATQEQARRLGLAGYVKNLHDGRVEVHARGASGAVEALERWLWQGPPNAEVTAVEVAHAAPASAGQPAQGSFDVR